A genomic window from Cyanobacteria bacterium FACHB-DQ100 includes:
- the xdhB gene encoding xanthine dehydrogenase molybdopterin binding subunit: MSVGQHKSHESAALHVTGKAIYTDEQRLPTGMLSVYPVMAPHAKAKILRIDHAAASEVEGFVTVVTAADVPGLNNTGVIVHDEILLPTDKISYWGQAVVWTVGETEDAAREAAAKIKIDYEPIEPILSIKDAIAKDSFHSKLPTIKRGEPQSALATSAFTLSGEVSMNGQDHFYLETQASWVIPDGEGNYQVYSSTQHPTETQIIIGHVLNLPSNRVTVTCIRMGGGFGGKESQANPYAAIAAIAAHKTGRPVRVKLKRSHDMILTGKRHGFLGTYQVGFTETGRITALDVDLYADGGWSLDLSPPVLLRAMLHVDNAYYIPNLEVRGSIANTNKVSNTAYRGFGGPQGMVVIEDIVDRIARTLNLAPEIVRERNFYHGSGETNTTHYGQEIVDNRLDRVWSEVQEKSNFGERKFAIAQFNQSNRYKKRGLAITPVKFGISFNKTQYNQAGALVHIYTDGSIQLNHGGTEMGQGLHTKMLQVAATTLGVNVDRFRMMHTSTDKVPNTSATAASSGADLNGQAIRIACETLKDRLATVAAQLLKLDTPSELVFEDNWIYCPSYPSTRISFDEVVNQAYGYRVSLSATGYYRTPNLTWDSATGKGRPFYYYAYGAAVSEVEVDGFTGMFKLRQVDIVHDVGESLNPLVDRGQIEGGFVQGMGWLTMEELVWDAQGRLRTDAPSTYKIPTICEVPEAFNVHLLQRAAQTGVIYGSKAIGEPPFMLALSVREAIRSAIAAFGQVDSVPIPSPATPETILWAIEQVRASSIQPALSEVR, encoded by the coding sequence ATGAGCGTCGGTCAGCATAAATCCCACGAAAGCGCAGCCCTCCACGTCACCGGAAAAGCCATCTACACCGATGAGCAACGCTTACCCACTGGAATGCTCTCGGTTTATCCGGTAATGGCTCCTCACGCCAAAGCGAAGATTCTCAGGATTGATCATGCTGCCGCATCCGAAGTCGAAGGCTTTGTCACAGTCGTGACTGCGGCAGATGTTCCGGGTTTGAATAATACAGGCGTGATTGTTCACGATGAAATTTTGTTACCGACGGATAAGATTAGCTATTGGGGTCAAGCTGTTGTCTGGACAGTTGGAGAAACCGAAGATGCAGCGCGAGAAGCAGCAGCGAAAATTAAGATCGACTACGAACCGATCGAGCCAATTTTGAGCATCAAAGATGCGATCGCAAAAGACAGCTTTCATTCAAAACTTCCCACGATTAAACGCGGCGAGCCGCAAAGCGCCCTTGCCACTTCTGCCTTCACGCTGAGCGGCGAAGTTTCAATGAATGGTCAAGATCACTTTTACCTTGAAACCCAAGCAAGTTGGGTCATTCCAGATGGTGAAGGGAATTATCAGGTCTATTCATCAACCCAACACCCCACCGAAACCCAAATCATTATCGGTCATGTGTTAAATCTGCCTTCAAATCGAGTCACCGTCACCTGTATTCGCATGGGCGGCGGATTCGGCGGCAAAGAATCTCAAGCGAATCCCTACGCTGCGATCGCTGCGATTGCCGCTCATAAAACAGGTCGTCCGGTGCGGGTGAAGCTCAAGCGATCGCACGATATGATCCTCACCGGAAAGCGCCACGGTTTTCTCGGAACCTATCAGGTTGGCTTCACGGAGACTGGAAGAATCACAGCGCTCGATGTGGATCTCTATGCTGATGGCGGCTGGAGCTTAGACTTGTCGCCGCCTGTGTTGCTACGGGCAATGCTGCACGTCGATAACGCTTACTACATCCCAAATCTAGAAGTGCGAGGCTCGATCGCCAACACCAACAAAGTCTCAAACACCGCCTACCGGGGCTTTGGCGGGCCTCAAGGCATGGTTGTGATTGAGGATATTGTCGATCGCATCGCCCGTACCCTCAATCTCGCACCTGAAATCGTGAGAGAGCGCAACTTTTATCACGGTTCCGGCGAAACCAATACCACACACTACGGTCAAGAAATTGTGGATAACCGCCTCGATCGCGTGTGGAGCGAAGTTCAAGAGAAATCCAATTTTGGAGAGCGAAAATTCGCGATCGCTCAATTCAATCAATCCAATCGCTACAAAAAGCGCGGACTTGCGATTACTCCAGTTAAATTCGGAATTTCTTTCAACAAAACCCAATACAACCAAGCAGGCGCACTCGTTCACATTTACACCGATGGCAGCATTCAACTGAATCACGGTGGAACCGAGATGGGGCAGGGCTTACATACGAAAATGCTGCAAGTCGCGGCAACGACTCTGGGTGTGAACGTCGATCGTTTCCGTATGATGCACACCAGCACCGATAAAGTCCCCAACACTTCCGCGACTGCCGCTTCCAGTGGGGCTGATCTCAATGGTCAAGCCATCAGAATTGCTTGCGAAACCCTCAAAGATCGGCTTGCGACTGTTGCCGCGCAGTTACTCAAACTCGATACGCCCAGTGAATTAGTATTCGAGGACAATTGGATTTACTGCCCTAGCTATCCCAGCACCCGCATCTCATTCGACGAAGTAGTCAACCAGGCTTACGGCTATCGCGTTTCGCTCTCAGCCACTGGATACTATCGCACCCCAAATCTGACTTGGGATAGCGCGACCGGAAAAGGTAGACCCTTCTACTACTACGCTTACGGGGCAGCAGTCAGCGAGGTCGAAGTCGATGGCTTTACGGGAATGTTCAAACTGCGTCAGGTGGATATCGTGCATGACGTGGGAGAATCGCTCAATCCCTTGGTCGATCGCGGTCAGATCGAGGGCGGTTTTGTTCAAGGCATGGGCTGGCTGACCATGGAAGAGCTGGTCTGGGATGCTCAAGGACGGCTCCGCACCGATGCGCCCAGTACCTACAAAATTCCAACGATCTGCGAAGTGCCCGAGGCCTTCAATGTTCACTTATTACAACGTGCAGCCCAAACAGGCGTAATCTACGGCAGTAAAGCGATCGGAGAACCCCCGTTTATGTTGGCACTGTCGGTGCGTGAAGCGATTCGATCAGCGATCGCGGCATTTGGGCAAGTCGATTCTGTGCCGATCCCCTCTCCTGCGACTCCCGAAACGATTTTGTGGGCGATCGAGCAAGTTCGCGCTAGTTCAATTCAACCTGCACTTAGCGAAGTTCGTTAA
- a CDS encoding 50S ribosomal protein L28 has translation MSRRCQLTGKKANNAMAVSHSHRRTKKLQEANLQVKRIWWETGKRWIKLRLSTKAIKTLEHKSLDVFAKEAGIDLSRL, from the coding sequence ATGTCACGTCGATGTCAACTCACTGGCAAAAAAGCCAATAACGCAATGGCAGTGTCTCACTCACACCGCCGCACCAAGAAACTCCAAGAAGCCAACCTGCAAGTCAAGCGCATTTGGTGGGAAACGGGCAAGCGCTGGATCAAACTGCGCCTCTCCACCAAAGCCATCAAAACGCTAGAACACAAGAGTCTGGACGTGTTCGCTAAAGAAGCAGGGATCGATCTGAGCCGCCTGTAG
- the hpxO gene encoding FAD-dependent urate hydroxylase HpxO, translating into MYRLKVVVIGAGIGGLTAAIALSQSGYEVEVYERAQELRPRGAGISLWSNGVKVLNRFGLGEKIAAIGGQMDAMRYLSSQGEILNHICLLPLIEEVGQRPYPVARADLQAMLLDAYPGKVNLGHRCIAVEEHGEQVTATFENGHQATGDLLIAADGVRSTLRQYVLDREVQPTYRDYVNWNGLVEVDEALTPANTWTIYVGNHQRASMMPVGGNRLYFFFDVPLPSGTSAPPELIRSELVEHFQGWADPVQALIQRLDPEKTNRLEISDVGPVDRMVRGRVALLGDAAHATCPDLGQGGCQALEDVYMLNHFLLTTNISVEDALKRYESSRKDRTSSIVKKARNRAEVIHGKDPEITAQWYDQLRQEAPSAVTGAIAKTILTGPLQ; encoded by the coding sequence ATGTATCGCTTAAAGGTCGTCGTGATTGGTGCCGGAATTGGAGGACTCACTGCTGCGATCGCGCTTTCTCAGTCTGGATATGAGGTCGAGGTCTACGAACGCGCACAAGAACTGCGTCCACGGGGGGCTGGAATTTCGCTCTGGTCGAACGGGGTCAAAGTGCTGAATCGCTTCGGACTGGGCGAAAAGATTGCGGCGATCGGGGGTCAAATGGATGCGATGCGATATCTCAGCAGCCAAGGCGAAATCCTGAATCACATTTGCCTTCTGCCTTTGATCGAAGAAGTGGGACAGCGCCCTTACCCTGTTGCACGCGCAGACCTGCAAGCGATGTTACTCGATGCGTATCCCGGCAAAGTGAATCTGGGACATCGCTGTATTGCAGTGGAAGAACACGGGGAGCAAGTGACGGCAACCTTTGAAAATGGACATCAGGCGACCGGTGACTTACTGATTGCTGCGGATGGAGTGCGATCGACCCTGCGGCAATATGTGCTCGATCGCGAAGTGCAGCCGACTTACCGCGATTATGTGAACTGGAACGGATTGGTCGAAGTGGATGAAGCTTTAACTCCCGCGAATACTTGGACAATTTATGTGGGCAATCATCAACGCGCTTCCATGATGCCCGTGGGCGGAAATCGCCTGTATTTCTTCTTTGACGTGCCGCTACCGTCGGGAACTAGTGCGCCACCTGAATTAATTCGCTCTGAACTGGTGGAGCATTTCCAGGGATGGGCTGATCCGGTTCAAGCGTTGATTCAGCGCCTCGATCCCGAAAAAACAAATCGCTTAGAAATTTCGGATGTCGGCCCAGTCGATCGCATGGTGCGGGGACGAGTGGCACTGCTCGGTGATGCGGCTCATGCCACCTGTCCAGATTTGGGGCAAGGGGGCTGTCAGGCACTCGAAGATGTGTATATGCTGAATCACTTTTTGCTGACCACAAACATTAGCGTTGAAGATGCCTTGAAGCGTTACGAAAGCTCTCGCAAAGATCGCACCAGTTCGATCGTCAAAAAAGCTCGGAATCGTGCCGAGGTGATTCACGGCAAAGATCCTGAAATTACCGCTCAATGGTACGACCAACTGCGCCAGGAAGCTCCTAGCGCTGTCACAGGTGCGATCGCCAAAACGATTCTTACAGGGCCGTTGCAATAA
- the xdhA gene encoding xanthine dehydrogenase small subunit, which translates to MMNQALENRLFLTLNGDRLCLKNVSPSMTLLQYLHQTRRTGTKEGCGDGDCGACTVAIVGRDAAGDPTYQAVNSCLIPMGAIAGREVVTIEGIANGKLHPVQAAMVETGGSQCGYCTPGFIMSMFAAYYAGNVDDLSVEGNLCRCTGYLPIRRAAQQVTNAQPSDQFSERLKQADLDLSPITYSNQEQQFYRPTQLSEALELLQQYPDATLVAGATDLGLEMSHHRQTFPILISLEGVTELQQIEQTNDRVTIGAAVPLYQVETNLHGMFPSLDEMLHLFAARQVRNRATIGGNIGTASPIGDLPPVLLSLDAEIAIASLTGVRSLPLMEFFKGYRQTDLKPSEIIVSVAIPKTISETAVKRLNHSYKIGKRGTDDISIVAAAFTIDLDSDYKIVHARLGYGGVAATPVRAIAVENALVGQPWTIETVQQVKPLLKEIFTPLTDLRGSADYRKLLVANLFEKFFVETEDQS; encoded by the coding sequence ATGATGAATCAGGCGTTAGAGAATCGATTGTTTCTCACTCTCAATGGCGATCGCCTTTGTCTAAAAAATGTGTCGCCTTCGATGACCCTGCTGCAATATCTCCACCAAACTCGCCGCACCGGAACGAAAGAAGGCTGCGGCGATGGGGATTGTGGCGCTTGTACAGTCGCGATCGTCGGTCGCGATGCTGCGGGAGATCCCACGTATCAAGCGGTGAATAGCTGTTTGATTCCGATGGGGGCGATCGCAGGTCGAGAAGTCGTCACGATCGAAGGCATCGCGAACGGAAAATTGCATCCGGTGCAAGCGGCAATGGTTGAAACGGGTGGTTCTCAATGCGGTTACTGTACGCCTGGTTTCATCATGAGTATGTTTGCTGCGTATTATGCGGGCAATGTTGATGATCTTTCAGTCGAAGGGAATTTGTGCCGCTGTACAGGTTATCTACCGATTCGACGGGCAGCGCAACAAGTCACGAATGCTCAACCTTCAGATCAGTTCTCTGAGCGGTTGAAGCAAGCGGACTTAGATCTCAGCCCGATTACATACAGCAATCAGGAACAGCAGTTTTATCGTCCAACGCAGTTATCCGAAGCTTTAGAGTTATTGCAGCAATATCCAGATGCAACGTTAGTGGCGGGAGCAACGGATTTAGGCTTAGAAATGAGCCATCATCGTCAAACTTTTCCGATTTTGATTTCGCTGGAAGGGGTGACGGAACTTCAGCAAATTGAGCAAACCAACGATCGTGTCACCATTGGTGCAGCCGTCCCACTTTATCAAGTCGAAACCAATCTACACGGGATGTTTCCCAGCCTCGATGAAATGCTGCATTTGTTCGCAGCGCGACAGGTGAGAAATCGAGCGACGATCGGCGGCAATATTGGAACTGCTTCACCGATTGGGGATTTACCTCCGGTTTTGTTGTCGCTTGATGCAGAAATCGCAATCGCGAGTTTAACCGGGGTGCGATCGTTACCATTAATGGAATTCTTCAAAGGCTATCGTCAAACTGACCTAAAACCTAGCGAAATTATTGTTTCAGTAGCGATTCCGAAAACGATTTCTGAAACTGCTGTTAAACGTTTGAATCATTCCTACAAGATTGGTAAGCGCGGAACTGATGATATCAGCATTGTCGCGGCTGCTTTCACGATCGATCTCGATTCTGATTACAAAATTGTTCATGCTCGATTGGGATATGGCGGAGTTGCAGCCACTCCAGTGAGAGCGATCGCAGTTGAAAACGCGCTAGTCGGTCAACCTTGGACGATCGAAACCGTTCAACAAGTCAAACCCTTATTAAAAGAGATCTTTACTCCATTAACTGACTTACGCGGCAGTGCAGATTATCGAAAGCTGCTGGTTGCAAATTTGTTTGAAAAATTCTTTGTAGAAACGGAGGATCAATCATGA
- a CDS encoding sodium:proton antiporter encodes MTQQILAIATSDQGQFAQLVTVLIILLLVATIVALLSRRLQVPYVTGLVLAGVAIAEFLPRKVGLDSALIINLFLPILLFEAAINTDIRRLRSTLMPILLLAGPGVLIAVGVTAIGLKFGLAIAWIPALLGGVILAITDTVSVIAVFKEIAVPSRLITIVEGESLFNDGIALVLFSLILKFNATGNITVIDGIREFVVVIVGGMVIGLVLGYLGVGLYRQSEDDPLSSILLTVAVALSAFQLGQFLQVSGVVAVVIAGLMIGNLERSQSVSASSRITVLSFWEYAGFGVNTFIFLLIGLELRLDALGRALPAVLLAVLAYQIGRLLAVYPLLALVKVFDRPVPLKWQHVLFLGNIKGSLSMALVLSLPEEIVGRESLIVIVFGAVLLSLVGQAVGLPLAVQRLRLSHTSEVQQWIEGLQSQLMTAKAAQDELDTLLKSGVLPKSVYEELRSSYQIRIAAAERSLRNFYNRRSEKATEIAIRDSRFDAVRRRLLLAEKNALNDALRKRILSEEVVRPRLKTIDEQLLKVEDD; translated from the coding sequence ATGACACAGCAAATTTTGGCGATCGCAACGAGCGATCAGGGGCAGTTCGCGCAGTTAGTCACCGTACTGATTATTTTGCTGCTGGTGGCAACGATCGTGGCTTTGCTGTCGCGACGGTTGCAGGTTCCGTATGTGACGGGATTGGTGCTGGCGGGTGTGGCGATCGCGGAATTTTTGCCGCGTAAAGTGGGGCTGGATTCGGCGCTGATTATTAATTTGTTTCTGCCAATTTTGCTGTTTGAGGCGGCGATTAATACGGATATTCGGCGGTTGAGAAGTACGCTGATGCCCATTTTGCTGCTGGCGGGGCCTGGTGTGCTGATAGCGGTAGGGGTGACGGCGATCGGCTTGAAGTTTGGGCTGGCGATCGCGTGGATTCCGGCGCTGTTAGGGGGAGTGATTTTGGCGATTACGGATACGGTATCGGTGATTGCTGTGTTTAAAGAAATTGCGGTGCCATCGCGGTTAATCACGATCGTCGAAGGCGAGAGTTTATTTAACGATGGGATTGCGCTCGTTTTATTTAGTTTGATTTTGAAATTTAACGCTACTGGAAATATTACAGTCATTGATGGAATTCGTGAGTTTGTGGTCGTAATTGTCGGTGGGATGGTGATCGGTTTGGTGCTGGGCTACTTGGGTGTAGGACTGTATCGACAATCCGAGGACGATCCGCTGAGTAGCATCTTGTTGACGGTGGCAGTGGCACTGAGTGCGTTTCAGTTGGGTCAATTTCTTCAAGTGTCGGGCGTGGTAGCGGTTGTGATTGCCGGATTGATGATTGGGAATCTGGAGCGCTCTCAAAGTGTGTCGGCATCGAGTCGGATTACGGTGCTGAGCTTTTGGGAGTATGCCGGGTTTGGGGTGAATACGTTTATCTTTTTGCTGATTGGGTTGGAGCTTCGGCTCGATGCATTGGGTCGCGCTCTACCTGCTGTGTTGCTGGCGGTGTTGGCGTATCAAATCGGTCGATTGCTGGCGGTGTATCCGCTGTTGGCGCTGGTGAAAGTGTTCGATCGACCTGTGCCGCTCAAGTGGCAGCACGTGTTGTTTCTGGGAAATATTAAGGGTTCTCTGTCGATGGCGCTGGTCTTGAGTTTGCCAGAGGAGATTGTGGGCAGAGAGTCGCTGATTGTGATTGTGTTTGGAGCCGTTTTGTTGTCGCTCGTGGGTCAAGCAGTCGGACTACCCCTCGCCGTGCAGCGATTAAGGCTGTCGCACACGTCCGAAGTGCAGCAATGGATTGAAGGCTTGCAGTCGCAGTTAATGACCGCAAAGGCAGCACAAGATGAGTTGGATACTTTGCTGAAGAGTGGAGTGCTGCCGAAATCGGTGTATGAAGAATTGAGATCGAGCTATCAAATCCGGATCGCTGCCGCAGAACGATCGCTGCGAAATTTTTATAATCGGCGATCAGAAAAGGCAACGGAAATTGCGATTCGCGATTCGCGCTTTGATGCGGTGCGGCGGCGATTGTTGTTGGCGGAGAAAAACGCGCTGAACGATGCCCTCAGAAAGCGGATTTTGTCTGAGGAAGTAGTGCGACCGCGCTTGAAAACGATCGATGAGCAGCTATTAAAAGTTGAGGACGATTAA
- a CDS encoding Zn-dependent hydrolase: MTLTPLPLSTTTRLSINGDRLNRSIADLAAIGKLENGGVCRIAFTDADVQARQQVQAWMEEAGMTTRIDAAGNVIGRYAGRSENAPALATGSHIDTVPVAGAFDGCLGVLAGIEVVRTLKDNNVRLNHSIEVIVFSDEERSVIGSKAIAGEVHENPAYYVRLDGLSIEHCLAKVGGDWSQIATAKRKDLAAFVELHVEQGGVLENAQVPIGVVTGVVGQYRFAVKIKGRPNHAGTTPMNLRKDALVAGAQIVLAVNRLALETPGDQVATVGYLTVSPNATNTVPGEVDLMIDLRDLSQSHLEQLVGQLRAEISAIADATGTEIEMRQTLHILPTLAAPGIMNTIEQVCQTLNLSNMQLPSRAGHDAQEIGRITDMGMIFIPSRAGISHSHEEYTSPEECVQGTNVLLQTFLRLDRMYAH; encoded by the coding sequence ATGACCCTGACCCCCTTACCCTTATCCACGACAACCCGCTTATCGATTAATGGCGATCGCCTAAATCGCAGCATTGCCGACCTCGCCGCGATCGGCAAACTCGAAAACGGTGGAGTCTGCCGGATCGCGTTCACAGATGCGGATGTGCAAGCGAGACAGCAGGTGCAAGCCTGGATGGAAGAAGCTGGCATGACGACGCGAATTGATGCGGCAGGAAATGTGATCGGTCGCTATGCAGGTCGATCCGAGAATGCTCCCGCTTTAGCAACCGGATCACACATTGATACCGTTCCAGTTGCAGGTGCATTTGATGGTTGTTTGGGGGTGTTGGCAGGCATCGAGGTTGTGCGGACACTCAAAGACAACAACGTTCGCTTAAATCATTCGATCGAAGTCATCGTCTTCAGCGACGAAGAACGATCGGTGATTGGCAGTAAAGCGATCGCGGGTGAAGTGCATGAAAATCCAGCGTATTACGTCCGATTGGATGGTTTATCGATCGAGCACTGTTTAGCTAAAGTCGGTGGCGATTGGTCGCAGATTGCCACGGCAAAACGCAAAGATCTTGCTGCATTTGTGGAACTGCACGTTGAGCAAGGCGGCGTTTTGGAAAATGCTCAAGTTCCGATCGGCGTGGTTACAGGTGTGGTCGGTCAATATCGCTTTGCAGTCAAGATCAAAGGTCGCCCAAACCATGCGGGAACAACTCCGATGAATCTGCGGAAAGATGCGTTAGTCGCCGGAGCGCAAATCGTTCTTGCAGTCAATCGACTCGCGTTAGAGACACCGGGAGATCAAGTTGCAACCGTGGGTTATTTAACCGTTTCCCCCAATGCGACGAACACTGTGCCTGGAGAAGTCGATTTAATGATCGATCTGCGGGATTTGTCGCAATCGCACTTGGAACAACTGGTTGGGCAACTGAGAGCAGAAATTAGCGCGATCGCCGATGCCACCGGAACCGAAATCGAAATGCGTCAAACCTTGCACATTCTTCCGACGCTAGCCGCACCGGGAATTATGAACACGATCGAGCAGGTGTGTCAAACGCTCAACCTATCGAATATGCAGCTTCCGAGTCGTGCCGGACACGATGCCCAAGAAATTGGACGAATTACGGATATGGGGATGATTTTTATTCCGAGTCGTGCGGGAATTAGTCATTCTCACGAAGAATACACTTCGCCTGAAGAATGTGTTCAAGGCACGAACGTGCTGCTACAGACGTTTCTGCGCCTAGATCGAATGTACGCACATTAA
- a CDS encoding gamma-glutamylcyclotransferase, with the protein MTPGNRRVFICGSALRGQPDHQNLQGAEFIRTAATQPRYRLHVAGEDWHPAIHEVESGGISIPGEVYEMTQAQFNYLASNEPPNMYPTDVYLDNGEVVTAFLYPKALIDEYNLPDISNTYGGWAAYKARTAAV; encoded by the coding sequence GTGACCCCCGGAAATCGTCGTGTCTTTATTTGTGGCTCTGCCCTCCGGGGACAGCCTGATCATCAGAATTTACAAGGTGCAGAATTTATTCGGACTGCTGCAACACAACCGCGCTACCGCTTGCACGTTGCGGGAGAGGATTGGCACCCTGCGATTCATGAAGTGGAATCGGGCGGAATTTCGATTCCTGGGGAAGTGTACGAGATGACGCAAGCCCAGTTCAATTACCTCGCTTCAAATGAGCCACCCAATATGTATCCGACCGATGTGTATTTGGATAACGGCGAAGTTGTGACCGCTTTCCTGTATCCCAAGGCACTGATCGATGAGTACAATCTGCCCGACATTTCTAATACTTATGGCGGCTGGGCAGCGTATAAGGCGAGAACTGCTGCTGTTTGA
- the uraD gene encoding 2-oxo-4-hydroxy-4-carboxy-5-ureidoimidazoline decarboxylase: MSYSLEQLNQLNQSAFSEALGEIFEQTPTIAAQAWEKRPFKDVDDLHQKMLEIVSTMSNEQQLALICAHPDLGSKAKMAEASVQEQAGAGLDRLTPDEYDRFHSLNQRYKSQFGFPFIIAVKNHTKTSILEAFETRLQHSQATEMRQAIAEISQIAYFRLLQQVTV, encoded by the coding sequence ATGTCTTACTCGCTCGAACAACTCAATCAACTGAATCAATCCGCCTTTAGCGAAGCATTAGGCGAGATTTTTGAACAAACTCCGACGATCGCGGCTCAAGCCTGGGAAAAGCGACCCTTCAAGGACGTGGATGATTTGCATCAGAAAATGCTTGAAATTGTCAGCACTATGAGTAATGAGCAGCAACTCGCCCTGATTTGTGCCCATCCGGATCTAGGCAGTAAAGCAAAAATGGCGGAAGCCTCGGTGCAAGAGCAAGCTGGAGCCGGACTCGATCGCCTCACACCCGACGAGTACGATCGCTTCCACTCGCTCAATCAGCGCTACAAATCTCAGTTCGGGTTTCCCTTTATCATCGCGGTCAAGAATCACACCAAAACCAGTATTCTCGAAGCGTTTGAAACTCGTCTGCAACATTCCCAAGCCACAGAGATGCGACAAGCGATCGCTGAAATTTCCCAGATTGCTTATTTTCGTCTTTTACAACAGGTGACAGTATGA
- a CDS encoding aspartate aminotransferase family protein, translating to MSPETLVKSPTPAPFSIAEFDDYVMTTYARFPLTLVRGSGCRVWDDQGREYLDFVAGIATCTLGHAHPALIEAVTEQAKTLIHVSNLYYNAPQGELAKWLVEHSCADRAFFCNSGAEANEAAIKLARKYAHTVRNISNPVIITANASFHGRTLATITATGQPKYQQNFNPLVPGFHYVPYNNLEALRSAIAELDQSEPQVAAIMLEGLQGEGGVRPGDRAYFQAIRQICDETGILLILDEVQVGMGRSGKLWGYENLGIEPDIFTSAKGLGGGIPIGAMLCKSRCNVFAPGDHASTFGGNPFACAVALAVCHTIEREDLLAHVQARGEQLRSGLAQLAQKYPSRIAEVRGWGLINGLELTADSAFTAADVVKIAIQEGVLLVPAGLKVLRFVPPLIVTPEEIDRALAAVDRALTELG from the coding sequence GTGAGTCCAGAAACCCTTGTAAAATCTCCCACTCCCGCACCGTTTTCGATCGCAGAATTTGACGATTACGTCATGACCACCTACGCCCGCTTCCCGTTGACTTTGGTTCGCGGGTCAGGTTGCCGCGTGTGGGATGACCAAGGACGCGAATATCTGGATTTTGTCGCTGGAATTGCCACTTGTACCCTCGGTCACGCTCACCCCGCCCTGATCGAAGCCGTCACCGAGCAAGCCAAAACTCTGATCCACGTCTCCAATCTTTACTACAACGCACCCCAAGGCGAACTGGCGAAATGGCTGGTTGAGCATTCTTGTGCCGATCGCGCCTTTTTCTGTAACTCTGGAGCCGAAGCCAACGAAGCTGCGATCAAACTCGCTCGGAAGTACGCTCACACCGTCCGCAATATCTCCAACCCCGTAATTATCACGGCAAATGCCAGTTTCCACGGACGGACCCTTGCAACCATCACCGCAACCGGACAGCCGAAATACCAGCAAAACTTTAATCCGCTCGTTCCCGGTTTCCACTACGTTCCGTACAACAACCTGGAAGCCCTGAGAAGTGCGATCGCTGAACTCGACCAATCGGAACCCCAAGTTGCCGCAATCATGCTGGAAGGCTTACAGGGTGAAGGCGGTGTGCGTCCGGGCGATCGGGCTTATTTCCAAGCGATTCGTCAAATTTGCGACGAAACAGGCATTCTCCTGATCCTGGACGAAGTGCAGGTCGGCATGGGACGGAGTGGCAAACTCTGGGGTTACGAAAATCTCGGCATCGAACCCGATATCTTCACCTCAGCAAAAGGTCTAGGCGGTGGAATTCCGATCGGTGCAATGCTCTGCAAATCCCGTTGCAATGTTTTCGCACCCGGAGATCACGCCAGCACCTTTGGCGGCAACCCGTTTGCCTGTGCCGTTGCGCTTGCGGTCTGCCACACGATCGAGCGCGAAGATCTGCTCGCTCACGTCCAAGCGCGGGGCGAACAACTGCGATCAGGACTGGCTCAACTGGCTCAAAAATATCCATCGCGAATTGCAGAGGTTCGGGGTTGGGGACTGATCAACGGTCTGGAACTCACAGCAGACAGCGCCTTTACTGCCGCCGATGTGGTTAAAATCGCAATTCAAGAAGGCGTTCTGCTCGTGCCAGCCGGTCTAAAAGTCCTGCGCTTTGTCCCCCCGCTTATCGTCACCCCTGAGGAAATTGATCGCGCCCTTGCCGCAGTCGATCGTGCCCTCACCGAGTTGGGCTAA